One window of the Salvia miltiorrhiza cultivar Shanhuang (shh) chromosome 6, IMPLAD_Smil_shh, whole genome shotgun sequence genome contains the following:
- the LOC130990161 gene encoding protein MIZU-KUSSEI 1-like, with the protein MKRYELAASIARSSSSESTTKIIPAAFVRSTSTSTSFNDLDLDYAEELYHRSVVRGGSPTAAAASAAAAYRRLERNRGSAVGTFLRSLLSIITFPSILPTCRWLGAPNQLSVTPALGRKVTGTLFGHRRGAVSFAVQLDPRSVPVFLIEFAVSTAALVKEMSAGLLRIALECEKPAARPRRGAARLFGEPVWNMYCNGRQCGHAQVRECNEADWHVLSTVQSVSVGAGVIPAVDDGRKGGELLYMRARFERVVGNRDSEAFYMLNPDGNGGPELGIFLLRI; encoded by the coding sequence ATGAAACGCTACGAACTTGCTGCAAGTATTGCACGATCAAGCAGCTCCGAAAGCACTACCAAAATCATTCCGGCGGCGTTCGTGAGGTCAACGTCGACGTCGACGTCCTTCAACGACCTCGACCTCGACTATGCGGAGGAGCTCTACCACCGGTCCGTCGTGCGCGGCGGCTCCCCCACCGCGGCCGCGGCGTCCGCGGCAGCCGCGTATCGACGCCTAGAGAGAAACCGCGGCAGCGCCGTGGGCACCTTCCTCCGATCACTCCTGTCGATAATCACATTCCCCTCCATCCTCCCGACGTGCAGGTGGCTGGGCGCCCCCAACCAACTCTCCGTCACCCCCGCCCTGGGGCGGAAGGTGACCGGAACCCTATTCGGGCACCGGCGCGGCGCCGTGAGCTTCGCCGTCCAATTGGATCCGAGATCCGTGCCCGTGTTCCTGATCGAGTTCGCGGTGTCGACGGCGGCCCTGGTGAAGGAGATGTCCGCGGGGCTGCTCCGGATCGCGCTGGAGTGCGAGAAGCCAGCGGCGCGGCCGCGGAGGGGGGCGGCGCGGCTGTTTGGGGAGCCGGTGTGGAACATGTATTGCAACGGGCGGCAGTGTGGGCACGCGCAGGTGAGGGAGTGCAACGAGGCGGACTGGCACGTGCTGAGCACGGTGCAGAGCGTGTCCGTGGGCGCCGGCGTCATCCCGGCGGTGGACGACGGGCGGAAGGGCGGCGAGCTGCTCTACATGCGGGCCCGCTTCGAGCGGGTCGTCGGGAACCGCGATTCCGAGGCCTTCTACATGTTGAACCCGGACGGCAACGGCGGCCCCGAGCTCGGGATTTTCTTGCTTAGGATTTGA